In the Arachis ipaensis cultivar K30076 chromosome B04, Araip1.1, whole genome shotgun sequence genome, TTCTGTTTCAATCAAAACACAGACACTCCCTGGTCCTTCAAAACTTCCAAAATGGAACTATCATGGTTCTAGCACTCGTCAAGCNNNNNNNNNNNNNNNNNNNNNNNNNNNNNNNNNNNNNNNNNNNNNNNNNNNNNNNNNNNNNNNNNNNNNNNNNNNNNNNNNNNNNNNNNNNNNNNNNNNNNNNNNNNNNNNNNNNNNNNNNNNNNNNNNNNNNNNNNNNNNNNNNNNNNNNNNNNNNNNNNNNNNNNNNNNNNNNNNNNNNNNNNNNNNNNNNNNNNNNNNNNNNNNNNNNNNNNNNNNNNNNNNNNNNNNNNNNNNNNNNNNNNNNNNNNNNNNNNNNNNNNNNNNNNNNNNNNNNNNNNNNNNNNNNNNNNNNNNNNNNNNNNNNNNNNNNNNNNNNNNNNNNNNNNNNNNNNNNNNNNNNNNNNNNNNNNNNNNNNNNNNNNNNNNNNNNNNNNNNNtctaaaaatttaaatttaaagaacTCTTTTTCTCGCATAATTTTAAttgctttttttaattttatattcaatATGTTAAATCATCTTTTGTTtcactattttttaaaaaaattatttttattttattattttttaccatTATCTGTACAcatatttatcattattttttttaattaagtaaaataaagataaggaGAGAATACTACATGTATTCTATAGAACAAAAAAGACAACGTGGATTAGAAGTTATGTGTATAATAAAAAAAGTAACTGtacaaagaacaaaaaaaattaactaataattacATTTTTGACCAAATTTTAAGACGACAATTATATTAAACACTATTTATTAATAAGATTAAGATGAAAAAATagaaattggacaccaaactctACTATTcactttatatattgttatagattgtTATTGTTAGTAGAATTATTCTTGTTGGTATTATCGTTATTTCTATTGTGACAATAATCTCTTCACCAGCTTGAATCTCACTCACATATATATAGCAGGATTGGTGTGGATCTGGCTTCGACATCAGAAGCAAAGAAAGGGTAATAATTTTATGTTGCTTAATCACACATCTGGATACGTGTGAAAAGCTATCAATTTTCATGGTGATTCTTTTGATTTGTTCCTTTGTGAAAATTGACCTTAATTTCTTTATCTGTTTCAATAAAAACACAGACAATCTCTGGTCCAGTGAGTGATCCTTCAAAGCTTCCAAAATGGAACTATGATGGTTCTAGCACTGGTCAAGCCCCTGGTGAAGATAGTGAAGTCATCCTATAGTATGATCCATTACccttctttttttaaatttaaatttatttcaactttagattttagattttctttctttgttaGCTTGTCATGTGTTTGCAATCAGAATTTTGGAGGACTAGAAACTAAAAAACAAATACATACTTTACTTTTCTATTTACACTCCTATCCTTTCGTTGGTATTTCATTTTCACAAGAAACTGATGAGTGGGGTTTGTTTTTTGTGTTGAACAAGCGAGCCCACAAGCCATCTTCAAGGACCCATTCAGGAGGGGAGAGAATATTCTTGTAagtctctttttcttttcatttctaaATACTGGTTTCAATTATTGGGTCAACTTTTCATTAACCTTgtagttgaaaaataaaataaataaaaattgtatatttttttaggTTATTTGTGATGCATACACCCCATCTGGAGAGCCAATCCCTACAAACAAGAGACACAATGCTGCCAAGATCTTCAGTCACCCTTATGTAGCCTCTGAGGAACCATGGTATATATagtttgcaatttaattttcagtatttttatttttaaattttgtttaaaaaaatagacgtgaaaataaaaaatattaatttattatttttactattttttctttcacaaaatttaaaaaacaaaaactaaaaatgGCCTGAAATATTACATTCCCATGCCACTTCAATAATATTTTCATTTTAAGTTCTTGAAATTCTTTTTAGATAGGAAAATTATAAGGTACATTGATCAATATACAGATATTTAATTTTAATCACAAACATAGGGACACTTAGTTTTTTTCTAGTGCAATGAGAAGTAGCTTCACAAAGTATTAAATGGCTTAAAGTTTTACAGGAGCTAATTATCATTCTTGTAGATTTGCAGTCTTTCTCACATAGttaataatcaattttttttctatttccgTGGCGGAAAAGTTCtgggcttgtatgctttacaagttcattaaacaataaaatcaaaatatgcgCTGCTTCAGGTACGTtgattacacgcgctatataacatcgcgcgtatatctaactaccagatttaaaatatttctttcccttttcgttttcgttattttgaGATTTCGTTGTTCTTCTTCTCCCGCGTCTTCCCTCCTTCTTCTCCAttgttcttttcttctccttttctcactAGCATCTTCTTCGTTTAGGTTACCTTTGTCTCTCTCTGCAACTCGAGTTTcgttttctatttttgatttgttgttttccgAAATTAAAGTTTGatctcgttttgaagataatggatcattcaacctcagattgtcagctgaatgcAAGCGAAGTGGATTATGAGTCAAAATCTAACGAAGtccctgaggtttgatttacataggattagtatgaattttctttcagtaatttgtatagcattgtgtagttgaaaaattgctgaagaagattccaagcaaattaaacgggtacaagggacatgccgatatcgaacaagaaatgagccaagttgtttggaactcccAAAGCAAAGACTCATTCGATATGAATTGGAacgattttctgctgaattttggtcttgtggacaacaagtggctttcaggtaatgtctttttaaaatctgcatcagaggtgtaaattgcatgttttctcgggtgtatttatagactgtctttgggtgtattatgcagatctgtacgaagaccgtcacatatgggttcctatctatctggatcaccatttctgggcagggatgagaagcacacaaaggagcgagagcatgcattcattttttaacaagtatatcacccggaacagctcgcttattcagttcgtcaaacaatacgataattgcctcggaagcagggagcaagcagagagagaatcagatgctgcagattttcatacggtcataccgtgtgcaaccaaatcctgcattgaagctcagtttcaagatgcgtacactcacgcaaagtttagggaagtccaagcgcaattcagaggaaaggcgaattgcatcaccagactgaagaattccgctctaggctattcagtatacgaagtcggagaacaagtttccagctcaatattcaacaagttcgtggttacttacgactcggttgcagccgaggtaaaatgtcattgcttattattcgagtcgagagggatactgtgccgtcacgcactaagcgtgttaagcttcgaacaagtaagccaagtgtcaccgagatacatactggaacgatggagcaagaaggtaaagaggcgacacacacacatcaagagcagccacgacgagccactaatggagccaagaagcaagaggttcgaccaattggtttttcgttcACAAAATATATGCGAATTTGCCTccgaatcggaggagctgactgcaattctgcaccatgcgtacgataacgtcatggccgagatggaagcattaaaagccaaaaggaaggggacatcttctttatcccacgaagacgccaacttggaatccgttaacgagcttcaaagcccgccaaggatttgaacaagaggacgtccaaaaaacagGCTAGGTTCAAAGCTGGAGAAACAGAtcgcaaatgccacaaagaagaagaagacgaaagttttaagcgaggtaaaagtaatgttctttaaatttgtggcgattgagtttatttttctcgttaatagtttaggTAATGTGTGTGTGTTATATTTCAGATAAACctgtttgatgctgcatcagcggcGCATTCAAATtgcagccaatatcaaggacacgTTATGAGTTATCAGTTTAGGGTACCAGCAGCAGGGGATAACTCCTTGGGTGTATAGTtttacagaatatgggtgtaaaagcaatgttattttgggtgtattttcgttAATTCACAATTTAGATATAGacacatatatagatatatataaaacaaaagcTGTAAAAATTCTCAGGTTATGggtttatatttgatttgatgtttttcttcatattttagtacatgtaattcatacattttgaatacagcgcagatagtttgggtgtatattttatacaaccttgggtgtattattagactTGCGTTGGGTGTAGCAGTTTATAATTTGTGTTTATATATGCCTTgattttttccttcatattttaccacctgtaatacagCTTTTGAATACATCACTGACAGTTTACCAGCAAAGATATTTTAACTATGGGAAAAAATATACATGGAATAGAAGTTGTTGTTAAATGGCAAATATTTACATCATTTGTTCAATTTATAAACTACCAAGCAGATGGATTACCCAGTTTCTATATCAGCAGAATTAATCTGACAAAACGGACTCAATAANNNNNNNNNNNNNNNNNNNNNNNNNNNNNNNNNNNNNNNNNNNNNNNNNNNNNNNNNNNNNNNNNNNNNNNNNNNNNNNNNNNNNNNNNNNNNNNNNNNNNNNNNNNNNNNNNNNNNNNNNNNNNNNNNNNNNNNNNNNNNNNNNNNNNNNNNNNNNNNNNNNNNNNNNNNNNNNNNNNNNNNNNNNNNNNNNNNNNNNNNNNNNNNNNNNNNNNNNNNNNNNNNNNNNNNNNNNNNNNNNNNNNNNNNNNNNNNNNNNNNNNNNNNNNNNNNNNNNNNNNNNNNNNNNNNNNNNNNNNNNNNNNNNNNNNNNNNNNNNNNNNNNNNNNNNNNNNNNNNNNNNNNNNNNNNNNNNNNNNNNNNNNNNNNNNNNNNNNNNNNNNNNNNNNNNNNNNNNNNNNNNNNNNNNNNNNNNNNNNNNNNNNNNNNNNNNNNNNNNNNNNNNNNNNNNNNNNNNNNNNNNNNNNNNNNNNNNNNNNNNNNNNNNNNNNNNNNNNNNNNNNNNNNNNNNNNNNNNNNNNNNNNNNNNNNNNNNNNNNNNNNNNNNNNNNNNNNNNNNNNNNNNNNNNNNNNNNNNNNNNNNNNNNNNNNNNNNNNNNNNNNNNNNNNNNNNNNNNNNNNNNNNNNNNNNNNNNNNNNNNNNNNNNNNNNNNNNNNNNNNNNNNNNNNNNNNNNNNNNNNNNNNNNNNNNNNNNNNNNNNNNNNNNNNNNNNNNNNNNNNNNNNNNNNNNNNNNNNNNNNNNNNNNNNNNNNNNNNNNNNNNNNNNNNNNNNNNNNNNNNNNNNNNNNNNNNNNNNNNNNNNNNNNNNNNNNNNNNNNNNNNNNNNNNNNNNNNNNNNNNNNNNNNNNNNNNNNNNNNNNNNNNNNNNNNNNNNNNNNNNNNNNNNNNNNNNNNNNNNNNNNNNNNNNNNNNNNNNNNNNNNNNNNNNNNNNNNNNNNNNNNNNNNNNNNNNNNNNNNNNNNNNNNNNNNNNNNNNNNNNNNNNNNNNNNNNNNNNNNNNNNNNNNNNNNNNNNNNNNNNNNNNNNNNNNNNNNNNNNNNNNNNNNNNNNNNNNNNNNNNNNNNNNNNNNNNNNNNNNNNNNNNNNNNNNNNNNNNNNNNNNNNNNNNNNNNNNNNNNNNNNNNNNNNNNNNNNNNNNNNNNNNNNNNNNNNNNNNNNNNNNNNNNNNNNNNNNNNNNNNNNNNNNNNNNNNNNNNNNNNNNNNNNNNNNNNNNNNNNNNNNNNNNNNNNNNNNNNNNNNNNNNNNNNNNNNNNNNNNNNNNNNNNNNNNNNNNNNNNNNNNNNNNNNNNNNNNNNNNNNNNNNNNNNNNNNNNNNNNNNNNNNNNNNNNNNNNNNNNNNNNNNNNNNNNNNNNNNNNNNNNNNNNNNNNNNNNNNNNNNNNNNNNNNNNNNNNNNNNNNNNNNNNNNNNNNNNNNNNNNNNNNNNNNNNNNNNNNNNNNNNNNNNNNNNNNNNNNNNNNNNNNNNNNNNNNNNNNNNNNNNNNNNNNNNNNNNNNNNNNNNNNNNNNNNNNNNNNNNNNNNNNNNNNNNNNNNNNNNNNNNNNNNNNNNNNNNNNNNNNNNNNNNNNNNNNNNNNNNNNNNNNNNNNNNNNNNNNNNNNNNNNNNNNNNNNNNNNNNNNNNNNNNNNNNNNNNNNNNNNNNNNNNNNNNNNNNNNNNNNNNNNNNNNNNNNNNNNNNNNNNNNNNNNNNNNNNNNNNNNNNNNNNNNNNNNNNNNNNNNNNNNNNNNNNNNNNNNNNNNNNNNNNNNNNNNNNNNNNNNNNNNNNNNNNNNNNNNNNNNNNNNNNNNNNNNNNNNNNNNNNNNNNNNNNNNNNNNNNNNNNNNNNNNNNNNNNNNNNNNNNNNNNNNNNNNNNNNNNNNNNNNNNNNNNNNNNNNNNNNNNNNNNNNNNNNNNNNNNNNNTGTAAAAATTCTCAGGTTATGggtttatatttgatttgatgtttttcttcatattttagtacatgtaattcatacattttgaatacagcacagacagtttgggtgtatattttatgcaatcttgggtgtattattagactTGCGTTGGGTGTAACAGTTTATAATTTGCGTTTATATATGCCTTGgttttttccttcatattttaccacctgtaatatAGCTTTTGAATACATCACAGACAGTTTACCAGCACAGATAGTTTAACTATGGGAAAAAATATACATGGAATAGAAGTTGTTGTTAAATGGCAAATATTTACATCATTTGTTAATTTACAAACTACCCAGCAGATGGATTACGCAGTTTCTATATCAGCAGAATTAATCTGACAAAACGGACTCAATAATACAGAGGATGGCTTCGACAGCCTTATAGCACTACTCTCTCTAATTGCCTGATCTCTTTCTTTATTCATCTCACTAAATAGTATCCGGGAAGCATACtccactctatagtggtccacctcctcctacaattaaaaagtatattctgtttaaacagcaatattaattcagtaaagtaatacagagttatatggttctaaagacagttacctgtggccaattatcccattgatacttcccctttttgatgttttcTGGCTCAATTATCTCCATCCACTTCATAACGTACACAgcgcagtcatagctgaaaacgaagaaaataaattacaaatctcatttaggaaagtttaatgttcagagtTACAAATTTATACCTTGTTTTTTGGCCTGATATTTTAACATATGATGATTTAATTTTCTTCTCGTTCTCCCCTTTCTGCAGAGGTTCCCCGCCGGCATATGTTATCAATCTTGAAAATACATATNNNNNNNNNNNNNNNNNNNNNNNNNNNNNNNNNNNNNNNNNNNNNNNNNNNNNNNNNNNNNNNNNNNNNNNNNNNNNNNNNNNNNNNNNNNNNNNNNNNNNNNNNNNNNNNNNNNNNNNNNNNNNNNNNNNNNNNNNNNNNNNNNNNNNNNNNNNNNNNNNNNNNNNNNNNNNNNNNNNNNNNNNNNNNNNNNNNNNNNNNNNNNNNNNNNNNNNNNNNNNNNNNNNNNNNNNNNNNNNNNNNNNNNNNNNNNNNNNNNNNNNNNNNNNNNNNNNNNNNNNNNNNNNNNNNNNNNNNNNNNNNNNNNNNNNNNNNNNNNNNNNNNNNNNNNNNNNNNNNNNNNNNNNNNNNNNNNATTTGTgttttttccttcatattttaccacctgtaatatAGCTTTTGAATACATCACAGACAGTTTACCAGCACAGATAGTTTAACTATGGGAAAAAATATACATGGAATAGAAGTTGTTGTTAAATGGCAAATATTTACAtcatttgttcaatttacaaactacCCACTTTCTATATCAGTAGAATTAATCTGACAAAATGGACTTAATAATATAGAGGATGGCTTCGACAGCCTTATAGCACTACTCTCTCTAATTGCCTGATCTCTCTGTGTCTTCATCTCACTGAATAGTATCCGGGATGCGTATtccactctatagtggtccacctcctcctacaatAAAAATgtatattctgtttaaacagcaatattaattcagtaaagtaatacagagttatatggttttaaagacagttacctgtggccaattatcccattgatacttcccctttttgatgttttccggctcaattatctccatccacttcataacgtacacagcgcagtcatagctgaaaacaaagaatataaattacaaatctcatttacaaaagtttaatgttcagactcacaaatttataccttgtTTTTTGGCCTGATATTTTAACATATGGTGATTTAATTTCCTTCTCCCTCTCCCCTTTCTGAAGAGGTTCCCCGCCGGCATATGTTATCAATCTTGAAAATACGTATCCCTTAAATAcgaaaacaaatcagtaatacacccgaatgaatggacaagatacacccaactgaATAGACAATATACACCCATCACAACTAACAAAATAGACCTATCTATTAAAGTAAAGAAGACAGAGgcaacttacagtgaatttattaatGGCCTTTCTCTCATCGGTGGGAGCTTTtttgtgtagcgggtcaagtatTTGACATTTCCGCTTTCTTGTATTTATCAGCCATAACCACCAATGCCCCGCGTAGCAGACAGGGgcaaaaatctgaaggattgcCACACATGAatagtgtgttattttattttgcaaataagtaaataagcgtactaacaaatttagcaaaCGAAAACTTACATATGGGTGCGAAGTCAATTTTTTTCTATCTATGAAGGGAATGAAACTCGGGTAGGCTTCCACCCTGAATTCCTTTTTCGTTTTCGGTGATATGAATTCCCCATTTGGGTGATCCGAAAGTGCCATGCACTGCAAGAATGGGAAACAAGAAATGAAATACTAAACTTACACCCAATCGAAcgtgaaaaatacacccaaatcaatacagaaaatacacccgaagttcgtagaagtaacacttaccacaatatcgggggggagacagtatatttgttcttgaaatctcttttcatttttattgttgaggatgaggcagatggcagatacaatctagaaatatatgccgaaatcaattttacattAATAAGCATTGTAATTGACTTTGGTGTAAAAACATTAATCTTATTATAATATTACCTGAGATTCTATATCACTTTTTTCCTGGAGGGAAGCAAGGTGCATTCTCATCAAAATGTATTTTCCTTGGCCAATCAGAGTGCACATTTCCTCATACTCGTTAGTATTGCCATCTGCATCTTCCTTCAGTCTTGTCCCCCAGATGTAGCACTTTTGTTTCATATCATCCGTAATTTGATATAATCCCCGAGGAGTTTCAAACTTTGCAGAACTTTCTCCCCCAGTCTCCCTCTGAATTTGTGGACTTGTGTTTTTTCCCTTCGCCGCACTGCTTNNNNNNNNNNNNNNNNNATTTTAGTTGGAGCTGGGGGAACCGTGGGTGTGGTCTCTTGAAGTTGTTTGGGGGTttcaggagtgctgcacagtTACAAAAAATTAATCACGGCGTAAAAGAAACTAAtcaggaacaatatacacccaaactgttagctaatatacacccaaactccaAACAAATATACACtcaatactatttcttacgtttcTGTAGTCTCTTCAATCTGTAGCATAGGGGTTGGTTCAAAATCTGTCTCAGTGGTTGTTTGGGATGCCGGCACAAAAACCAGAATCgggactctaaacaagaagaaaaatgaaaggttaacaacgcctttgaaaataataaggttataaggCTCTTGCCTCTGCTTTCTTTTTCTGGAttccattctggaaggcaaacagtgattatttagaacatactaaaaatacacccaacgtgatcaacaaaatacacccaactcgaaaaagaaattacacccaagtatggtacttactttttccACTTTTTGATGGGGTGTTTTCTTgctgaatcctctgagtcttgttgagtctcagactcagaggtagaagtgtcactgtcagtagctgtttctgtctccgaagacgatgttggactcgccttccttttttttgttttttttatttcttgtttttttttcttttttttctttttttttcattttttctcttgctcTTGTCTCCGCCATCTTCACAATCCCCTAAAACATGAGATATTTTAGctagcagcattcaggtaaataaaatacaagcaacatattatgtttacttaccaaaatttcttctctttctgcagtcattctttccaccaactgctccttagtccagttggcaatccaaggctttggtggtctttcagccctcttcttgcctttgttttcagaaagatgaaagtatattatcatgagaacaaagaggcagccatcaattgccttcttcttcttctcctggtAGTCTGTGATGCCTTTGATCAAGAAGGTCAAAACATGCCCCCCCCAGTTTCTCTCCGATATGCCGTCCATATTAAAAATTGTGGCCAGGTGCACGGGTGATATTTTGTTTATCGTCGTTGGcaaaaggaacgccatctgtatgTAGAGGATGAATATCCTCTTGAACATCAGGCGTTCCTCTTCGCTGCCAACGCCGATTTCCATCATTTCATcggtaagacttttgagggtcttaccctggaatcttctatAAATTATTTTGTCATCATCAGAAGTTGCTTATACTCAACTCTCTCAGGAAACAGATTTtctacaaaaaggaaaacaacaaagtatcaaAATCGGTTCAAACACAGTATTCAACCCCCAATCTACGGAATAAAGCCCCAAAAATCAACAACAGTAGCAAGAGAACTTAGAACAAGAATGTAGAACGACGTAGAACTTAGAAGAACAACGTAGAACTTAGAAGAACGACGTAGAACTTAGAACAGTGTAACAAAGAAGCAAGAATAATAGCACAGTAAACCCTAGAAGAACGACGTTGAAGAAAACTAAAATATACAGTAATCTTAATGAACTTACGTTGAGTGTTGTTGCTTCGTTTTCTCTTCAGATTCTTCACGGAGAGTTTGATGTTGTTTTGATGAAGGTTTCGAACAACGatttgtatattttgaactttgattttTGCTCGAAAATGGGAGCGTTTCCTTGTTTTCGAAGcgttttgagaagtggaagaagtggaggaagtggaagagtctGCCATACGTAACCGTTTGTGTTGAGCGCGTGATTTTGACGCGccatgttatgcttccttatgCGCGTGTCTTCGATTTGGGCTGGACCAACTTGGATGCTTGtatacttgtatgtgtagcaggcccgttTCCGTGGGAGGGGGTACGATCATAGTAATTAAACAACATTAAATACTACTTGAAAGTCAATAAAAAACATTAAATTTCTTGTACCAAAGATCAAGTGTATTTTTTGTTCACAACCAGTTAATGTACCGTACACGGTAcggaataattaataaaaatataataaaaaattttttctatTTCCGTGGGAGGGGGTAGGATCATAGTAATTAAACAACATTAAATACTACTTGAAAgccaataaaaaattaattgatttaAATTGATTGAGTGGTCATCTCACTTATCTACTTAAATAAGTATTAGAGTTTCGAATTCCGTCTTGTCTATGTAACAACTCACTGGTTAGTGGCAGACCCTTAATAAATGGAGCTTAAATGCGTGGAGAATTAGTTCTCGACTTGCCGAGTTGAAAAATACATTG is a window encoding:
- the LOC107638057 gene encoding uncharacterized protein LOC107638057, translating into MMEIGVGSEEERLMFKRIFILYIQMAFLLPTTINKISPVHLATIFNMDGISERNWGGHVLTFLIKGITDYQEKKKKAIDGCLFVLMIIYFHLSENKGKKRAERPPKPWIANWTKEQLVERMTAEREEILGIVKMAETRAREKMKKKEKKEKKTRNKKNKKKEGESNIVFGDRNSY
- the LOC107637119 gene encoding uncharacterized protein LOC107637119; translation: MALSDHPNGEFISPKTKKEFRVEAYPSFIPFIDRKKLTSHPYIFAPVCYAGHWWLWLINTRKRKCQILDPLHKKAPTDERKAINKFTGYVFSRLITYAGGEPLQKGEREKEIKSPYVKISGQKTSYDCAVYVMKWMEIIEPENIKKGKYQWDNWPQEEVDHYRVEYASRILFSEMNKERDQAIRESSAIRLSKPSSVLLSPFCQINSADIETA